One window of the Candidatus Binatia bacterium genome contains the following:
- a CDS encoding GTP-binding protein: MKVRVPVTVLSGFLGSGKTTLLNRLLADPAGLRIAVVVNEFGEIGIDGRRVAGAEQFVELDNGCLCCALNEDLKQTLFDLRDRGGFDHLVLETTGLADPLPVAWTFSRPGLDEFYRVDALVTVVDAANVERVLDEVPEATLQIERADMLVLNKLDLVPDDGQAATQAVRRCNERAPMIRGVRGEVPTQAILETGALWDGSNAPAEKHGHPTHSPSFETYTFTTDHVLDDEALEDLLDQLPDNVYRAKGLVRTDGGPRWTLINAVAGRFEMEPFEPVPEPGTSALVWIGRDLDRADLESRCAALAKQVVD; this comes from the coding sequence GTGAAAGTACGGGTCCCGGTGACGGTGTTGTCCGGCTTCCTCGGCAGCGGGAAGACGACACTCCTCAATCGCTTGCTGGCGGATCCCGCGGGGCTGCGGATCGCGGTGGTCGTCAACGAATTCGGCGAGATCGGAATCGATGGCCGACGCGTCGCGGGTGCGGAGCAGTTCGTCGAACTCGATAACGGGTGCCTATGCTGCGCACTCAATGAGGACCTGAAGCAGACCCTGTTCGACCTCCGCGATCGCGGGGGCTTCGACCATCTGGTCCTCGAGACAACCGGCCTCGCGGATCCGCTGCCGGTCGCCTGGACCTTCTCCCGGCCGGGCCTCGACGAGTTCTATCGAGTGGATGCCCTCGTCACCGTCGTGGATGCGGCCAACGTGGAGCGCGTTCTCGACGAGGTGCCCGAGGCGACCCTTCAGATCGAACGCGCCGACATGCTCGTGTTGAACAAGCTCGATCTGGTGCCCGATGACGGCCAGGCCGCGACGCAGGCGGTCCGCCGGTGCAACGAGAGGGCGCCGATGATTCGGGGAGTCCGCGGGGAGGTCCCGACTCAGGCGATCCTCGAGACGGGGGCGCTCTGGGACGGATCGAACGCGCCGGCGGAAAAGCACGGGCACCCGACGCATTCGCCGAGCTTCGAGACATACACCTTCACGACGGACCACGTCCTGGATGACGAGGCCCTGGAAGATCTTCTCGATCAGCTTCCCGACAACGTGTACCGCGCCAAGGGGCTGGTGCGGACCGACGGCGGACCTCGATGGACGCTAATCAACGCAGTCGCCGGTCGCTTCGAGATGGAACCGTTCGAGCCCGTTCCGGAACCCGGGACGAGCGCGTTGGTCTGGATTGGCCGAGATCTCGATCGGGCGGATCTCGAGAGCCGCTGTGCGGCCCTGGCAAAGCAAGTCGTGGACTAG
- a CDS encoding GNAT family N-acetyltransferase, whose product MDTIRDLLRPAARMPSDMALVQAKLGDAEHAKAIVTLLDLYAQEKMGIGRPLSDDVKKRIVPGLRQHPAAIAILAFRTNEPVGVTVCFRGFSTFQGQAVVNVHDLFVKREFRGRQIGRELLRFVERKAQSIGAAKITLEVREDNKPALRLYESDGFEGQRAPDGRPRTLFLEKTLPPRKT is encoded by the coding sequence ATGGACACGATTCGAGATCTGCTGCGCCCCGCCGCCCGAATGCCCAGTGACATGGCACTCGTCCAGGCGAAGCTCGGCGACGCGGAGCACGCCAAAGCCATCGTGACCCTCCTTGATCTCTACGCCCAGGAGAAGATGGGCATCGGCCGGCCGCTTTCGGACGACGTGAAGAAGCGGATCGTGCCCGGCCTGCGTCAGCATCCAGCCGCCATCGCAATCCTCGCGTTTCGCACGAACGAGCCCGTGGGCGTCACCGTATGCTTTCGCGGCTTCTCGACCTTTCAGGGACAGGCCGTCGTCAACGTCCACGACCTCTTCGTCAAGCGAGAATTCCGGGGTCGACAGATCGGCCGTGAACTCCTCCGCTTCGTCGAGCGCAAGGCGCAGTCGATCGGTGCCGCGAAGATCACGCTCGAGGTCCGGGAAGACAACAAGCCCGCGCTGCGCCTCTACGAGAGCGACGGTTTCGAAGGCCAGCGAGCGCCCGACGGGCGTCCACGGACGCTCTTCCTCGAGAAGACCCTTCCACCCCGGAAGACCTGA
- the fghA gene encoding S-formylglutathione hydrolase: MSSIETLSSQQCFGGEVRFCRHASSSTRTDMEFSVFVPPAAANGPVPVVYWLSGLTCTAENFTAKAGAQRFAAEHGLLLVAPDTSPRGAGVAGEDKTYDLGTGAGFYLNATVAKWAANYRMYDYVVEELPELIRSAFPARADRESIFGHSMGGHGALVCALRNPGRYRSVSAFAPIVAPTACPWGERAFTEYLGPDRTTWEAWDAHLLVRGASERLPLLIDQGEADGFLTDQLMPERMEEACRAVDHPIEVRRRPGYDHSYYFIASFVGEHLAHHARALAD; encoded by the coding sequence ATGTCGTCCATCGAAACGCTCTCGAGCCAGCAATGCTTCGGCGGCGAGGTCCGGTTCTGTCGTCACGCATCCAGCTCGACGCGAACCGACATGGAGTTTTCCGTATTCGTCCCGCCGGCCGCCGCGAACGGCCCCGTGCCGGTCGTCTACTGGCTGTCGGGCCTGACCTGCACGGCCGAGAACTTCACCGCGAAGGCCGGCGCGCAACGCTTCGCCGCCGAGCACGGCCTTCTCCTCGTTGCACCGGACACGAGTCCCCGCGGCGCCGGCGTTGCCGGCGAAGACAAGACCTACGATCTCGGCACCGGCGCCGGCTTCTACCTCAACGCGACCGTGGCGAAGTGGGCCGCGAACTACCGCATGTACGACTACGTCGTCGAAGAACTCCCCGAGTTGATCCGCAGCGCCTTCCCCGCCCGTGCCGACCGCGAGTCGATCTTCGGCCATTCGATGGGAGGACACGGCGCTCTCGTCTGCGCGCTTCGCAACCCGGGCCGATATCGCTCGGTCTCCGCGTTCGCGCCAATCGTAGCTCCGACGGCTTGCCCCTGGGGGGAACGGGCCTTCACCGAGTATCTCGGCCCCGACCGCACGACCTGGGAAGCCTGGGACGCACACCTGCTGGTGCGCGGGGCCTCAGAGCGGCTCCCTCTTCTAATCGACCAGGGAGAGGCGGATGGCTTCCTCACAGACCAACTGATGCCCGAGCGCATGGAAGAGGCCTGCCGCGCAGTCGATCATCCGATCGAGGTCCGACGCCGTCCCGGGTACGACCATAGCTACTACTTCATCGCGAGCTTCGTCGGCGAGCACCTCGCGCATCACGCACGGGCGCTCGCCGACTGA
- a CDS encoding CaiB/BaiF CoA-transferase family protein, whose translation MGPLEGIRVIEIAGIGPGPFCGMMLSDMGAEVLRIDRADRVREPGVSGDLLARGRRSVGVDLKSPKGVEVVMKLIEKSDALFEGFRPGVMERLGLGPEPCLARNSGLVYGRMTGWGQDGPMAMAAGHDINYISLAGALEPLGRKGEKPMFPLNLIGDFGGGGLILAFGIACAIIERQRSGKGQVVDAAMVDGAAILMAMFHGMQGVGFWQEERGTNLLDSGAHFYDVYECKDGKFISIGSIEPQFYSELLRRTGLDGDALGGQMDRSKWEANKGTVEALFKTKTRDEWCTDLEGTDVCFAPVLSMKEAPDHPHNKARGTFVEREGLVQPSPAPRFSRTAPGIQGPPPNAGTHTNEALADWGFDSAEIESLRAEKAIA comes from the coding sequence GTGGGTCCACTCGAAGGAATTCGCGTCATCGAAATCGCCGGCATCGGGCCAGGCCCGTTCTGCGGAATGATGTTGTCCGACATGGGTGCCGAGGTCCTACGGATCGACCGCGCGGACCGCGTTCGCGAGCCCGGCGTCAGTGGCGACCTGCTCGCGCGGGGTCGGCGCAGCGTCGGCGTCGACCTCAAGAGCCCCAAGGGCGTCGAGGTCGTCATGAAGCTGATCGAGAAGTCGGACGCTCTGTTCGAGGGCTTTCGTCCCGGCGTCATGGAGCGACTCGGGCTCGGTCCAGAGCCGTGCCTCGCGCGCAATTCCGGTCTGGTCTACGGCCGGATGACCGGTTGGGGTCAGGACGGCCCGATGGCGATGGCCGCCGGTCACGACATCAACTACATCTCGCTCGCCGGTGCGCTCGAGCCGCTGGGGCGCAAGGGCGAGAAGCCGATGTTTCCCCTGAACCTCATCGGTGACTTCGGTGGGGGTGGGTTGATCCTTGCATTCGGAATCGCCTGCGCGATCATCGAACGTCAGCGCTCCGGCAAAGGTCAGGTCGTGGATGCGGCCATGGTCGACGGAGCGGCCATCTTGATGGCGATGTTCCACGGGATGCAGGGCGTGGGCTTCTGGCAGGAGGAACGCGGAACGAATCTTCTCGATAGCGGTGCGCACTTCTACGACGTCTACGAGTGCAAGGACGGCAAGTTCATCTCGATCGGTTCGATCGAGCCGCAGTTCTACTCCGAGCTCCTCCGGCGCACGGGCCTGGACGGCGACGCACTGGGTGGTCAGATGGACCGCTCGAAATGGGAGGCCAACAAGGGCACCGTCGAAGCGCTCTTCAAGACCAAGACGCGCGACGAGTGGTGCACGGACCTCGAGGGAACGGACGTCTGCTTCGCTCCGGTTCTCTCGATGAAGGAAGCGCCGGACCATCCGCACAACAAGGCTCGCGGGACGTTCGTCGAACGCGAGGGGCTCGTGCAGCCCAGCCCTGCGCCGCGCTTCAGCCGTACGGCCCCGGGAATCCAGGGTCCGCCGCCGAATGCCGGCACCCACACGAACGAAGCCCTGGCGGATTGGGGTTTTGATTCGGCCGAAATCGAGTCGCTTCGCGCAGAGAAGGCGATCGCCTGA
- a CDS encoding efflux RND transporter permease subunit, protein MSPWSLSIERPVLATVLSLILILFGAIGYSNLSVRELPNIEFPTVSIVTVLPGASPEVVEKEVTEVLEEVVSTIEGIDTLTSSSVEQVSKITIRFDLNRNIDLAAQDVRDRVARARSELPPDTEEPVVSKIDLDARAILWISLNADRASLRDLSGYADTVVKERLQRLPGVGSVPIGGEKRLAIRIYLDAARLGAHRLTVNDVVAVLQRENVEIPAGRVEGHTREFVVKTEGEISSAEEFENLIVAYRGDAPIRLREVGRAVEGDEGERSLARFNLRPHVSVGIIKQSNSNAVAVARAVRAEVAAMQGALPPGYHMTVSYDGARFIEDSVAEVQEALVIAGLLVVLVIFLFLHTPRSALIPAITIPTSLLATFGAMYFFGFTINSLTLLALTLSIGVVVDDAIIVLENAHRHMEGGLARREAALIGTNEIAFAAIASTLTLVAVFVPVAFIQGIIGRFFFEFGVTVAVAIVASSVVALTLTPMLCSRLLVLDEPGGVFAKFEAALVALAERYRGVLLWSLGHRGIVVLSSAVLVACAGVLFFLLGQEFVPSEDRGGFLVIIESPEGSTLAHHNRLQIQVEEILDGLPEMRAGTAFIGVGSGGVGATNRGIIFARLHPRSKRERSQQELLGMLRSRFGQIPGIRVFATPFSGLPTGGRGKPLEFVIQNPDFEALQEFTPRMVERVRALPGLTDVDSDLRINKPELRVQIDRDRAAALGVSVADVANTLRILLGGSDVTKFRRGNERYDVIVQLSELDRQTPQQIERLYVRSRTGRLVQLASVVEVVEGVGPSSLNHYNRRRSVIIDANLQGKPLGTALAEVEEVAREVLPPGFTTAVSGESKEFEESFDGLAFTFVLAIVAVYLVLAGQFESFVHPFTILLALPLALFGAFGLLFALGMTLNIYSFIGMVMLVGLVTKNSILLVDYAGRLRAVGKTVHEAIVEAGVVRLRPILMTALSTLFGILPIAIGLGAGAESRRPLGVVVAGGIVASTVLTLVVVPVFYTLVDQALERTAARFRRGVDAAS, encoded by the coding sequence ATGTCCCCCTGGTCCCTATCGATCGAGAGGCCTGTCCTCGCCACCGTCCTGTCTCTGATCCTCATCCTCTTCGGAGCGATCGGGTACTCGAACCTGTCCGTTCGGGAACTGCCCAATATCGAGTTCCCAACGGTGAGCATCGTGACGGTTCTGCCCGGAGCGAGCCCTGAGGTCGTTGAGAAAGAGGTCACCGAAGTCCTCGAGGAAGTCGTCAGCACGATCGAAGGGATCGACACTCTGACGTCATCCAGCGTCGAGCAGGTGAGCAAGATCACGATCCGCTTCGACCTCAATCGCAACATCGATCTCGCAGCCCAGGACGTTCGCGACCGAGTCGCGCGCGCCCGCTCGGAGCTTCCGCCGGATACGGAAGAGCCGGTCGTGAGCAAGATCGATCTCGACGCGCGCGCGATCCTTTGGATCTCGCTGAACGCCGACCGGGCGAGCCTTCGCGATCTGTCCGGCTACGCCGACACTGTAGTGAAAGAGCGGCTTCAGCGCCTGCCGGGGGTCGGTTCCGTGCCGATTGGGGGCGAGAAGCGACTCGCGATTCGCATCTATCTCGATGCCGCACGCCTCGGAGCGCACCGACTGACGGTCAACGACGTCGTTGCGGTGCTCCAGCGCGAGAACGTCGAGATCCCCGCCGGCCGCGTCGAGGGGCACACTCGAGAGTTTGTGGTGAAGACCGAGGGCGAGATCTCTTCGGCGGAAGAGTTCGAAAACCTGATCGTCGCGTACCGGGGCGACGCACCCATTCGCCTGCGGGAAGTGGGTCGGGCGGTGGAAGGCGACGAAGGCGAGCGTAGCCTCGCACGCTTCAACCTGCGGCCGCACGTTTCTGTCGGAATCATCAAGCAGTCGAACTCGAACGCGGTCGCGGTGGCCCGCGCCGTCCGCGCCGAGGTCGCGGCAATGCAGGGCGCGCTGCCTCCCGGGTATCACATGACCGTCTCGTACGACGGGGCGCGCTTCATCGAGGACTCGGTCGCGGAGGTCCAGGAAGCACTGGTGATCGCGGGCCTGCTGGTGGTGTTGGTGATCTTCTTGTTCCTCCACACGCCGCGCAGCGCGCTCATTCCGGCGATCACGATTCCAACGTCGTTGCTCGCGACGTTCGGTGCGATGTATTTCTTCGGCTTCACCATCAACAGCTTGACGCTCCTCGCGCTGACGTTGTCGATCGGCGTGGTGGTCGATGATGCGATCATCGTTCTCGAGAACGCTCATCGGCACATGGAGGGCGGGCTCGCTCGGCGGGAGGCGGCGCTGATCGGCACGAACGAGATCGCCTTCGCGGCGATCGCCTCGACGTTGACCCTGGTCGCGGTCTTCGTCCCGGTGGCCTTCATTCAGGGCATCATCGGTCGGTTCTTTTTCGAGTTTGGCGTGACGGTGGCCGTTGCGATCGTTGCATCGTCGGTCGTCGCCCTGACGTTGACACCAATGCTCTGTTCCCGCCTGCTCGTCCTGGATGAGCCAGGTGGGGTGTTCGCGAAATTCGAAGCTGCGCTCGTCGCATTGGCGGAGCGTTACAGGGGCGTCCTCCTGTGGTCTCTCGGCCATCGGGGCATCGTCGTGCTGAGTTCGGCCGTCCTGGTCGCGTGTGCAGGCGTACTCTTCTTCCTTCTCGGGCAGGAATTCGTGCCCTCCGAGGATCGCGGCGGCTTCCTGGTCATCATCGAATCGCCCGAGGGCTCCACTCTCGCGCACCACAACCGACTTCAGATTCAGGTGGAGGAGATCCTCGATGGTCTGCCCGAGATGCGCGCCGGTACGGCCTTCATCGGGGTCGGCTCGGGGGGCGTCGGGGCTACGAACCGCGGTATCATCTTCGCGCGCCTTCATCCTCGTTCAAAGAGAGAGCGTTCGCAGCAAGAGCTCCTCGGGATGTTGCGTTCGCGCTTCGGCCAGATCCCGGGCATTCGGGTGTTCGCCACCCCCTTCTCGGGCCTGCCGACGGGGGGCCGTGGGAAGCCACTCGAGTTTGTGATCCAGAATCCGGACTTCGAGGCACTTCAGGAGTTTACGCCGCGGATGGTCGAGCGTGTTCGGGCTCTCCCGGGCCTGACGGACGTGGATAGCGATCTTCGCATCAACAAGCCGGAGCTCCGGGTCCAGATCGATCGGGACCGCGCCGCAGCGCTCGGCGTGAGCGTTGCCGACGTCGCGAACACGTTGCGGATCCTTCTCGGTGGCAGCGACGTGACCAAGTTCCGCCGCGGCAACGAACGCTACGACGTGATCGTACAGCTCTCCGAGCTGGATCGCCAGACGCCGCAGCAGATCGAGCGGCTGTACGTGCGAAGCCGCACGGGGCGACTCGTGCAGCTCGCAAGCGTGGTTGAAGTCGTCGAGGGAGTCGGGCCCAGCAGCCTGAACCACTACAACCGGAGGCGGTCCGTCATCATCGACGCGAACCTCCAGGGGAAGCCGCTCGGGACGGCGCTGGCGGAAGTCGAGGAGGTCGCGCGCGAGGTGTTGCCGCCAGGGTTCACGACGGCCGTTAGCGGGGAGTCCAAGGAGTTCGAGGAATCGTTCGACGGCCTCGCGTTCACGTTCGTTCTCGCGATCGTCGCCGTGTACCTGGTGCTCGCCGGCCAGTTCGAGAGCTTCGTTCATCCCTTCACCATTTTGCTGGCGCTGCCCCTGGCCTTGTTCGGAGCGTTCGGGCTCCTCTTCGCTCTGGGGATGACGCTCAACATCTACAGCTTCATCGGCATGGTGATGCTGGTGGGGCTCGTGACGAAGAACTCGATCCTCCTGGTCGACTACGCGGGCCGCCTGCGGGCCGTTGGAAAGACCGTTCACGAGGCGATCGTGGAAGCCGGCGTCGTACGGTTGCGCCCGATCCTCATGACTGCGCTTTCGACCCTGTTCGGGATCCTGCCGATCGCCATCGGGCTCGGCGCCGGTGCGGAGAGCCGACGCCCGCTCGGAGTCGTCGTCGCCGGGGGCATCGTGGCCTCTACCGTGCTGACCTTGGTCGTCGTACCCGTGTTCTATACGCTCGTGGACCAGGCCCTGGAGAGGACAGCCGCCCGCTTCAGACGAGGCGTGGACGCGGCCTCCTAG
- a CDS encoding efflux RND transporter periplasmic adaptor subunit — protein MASGPDLRAGLALLALVAGLSQACGGASETGADAARPAIPVETAEVAAEDVDVLVEAVGSLEADQRVEVKARRSGRIRSLPVSEGERVEQGTPLVQLDDRDLVARLDQAKAALAQAEVRVARAKRTSARSGALRKRGIASEQDHDDVQSEYDLAAAALGVARANLAFAKAELDETVVEAPFAGVFGRLRVDPGAFIAQGEPIGLLIDDDPLELVFALPERYIARLAPGLAVTARVSSLPERPFPGEITFVDPAVDAENRTVTVKAEVPNPDRLLRPGQFGGVEVRLERRENAPVVPEEAIVPTADRLLLFVVKDGNASARTVRTGVRLPGRVEIVSGVAPGETIVVTGHEKLREGEPAAVRAVAAPG, from the coding sequence ATGGCTTCTGGCCCCGATCTTCGGGCTGGCCTTGCGCTCCTGGCGCTTGTCGCCGGCCTCAGCCAGGCCTGCGGCGGGGCTTCCGAGACGGGCGCGGACGCGGCCCGTCCCGCGATCCCGGTGGAGACGGCCGAAGTCGCTGCGGAGGACGTCGACGTGCTCGTGGAAGCCGTCGGCAGCCTGGAAGCGGACCAGCGGGTCGAGGTGAAGGCCCGGCGGTCCGGTCGAATCCGGAGTTTGCCGGTGAGTGAGGGGGAACGAGTGGAGCAGGGCACGCCCCTGGTTCAGCTCGACGACCGCGACCTCGTCGCGCGCCTCGATCAGGCCAAGGCTGCTCTGGCGCAGGCCGAGGTCCGCGTTGCGCGTGCCAAGCGAACGTCGGCTCGCTCCGGGGCCCTGCGCAAACGAGGCATTGCGTCCGAGCAGGATCACGACGACGTGCAGTCCGAGTACGACCTCGCTGCGGCGGCGCTGGGAGTCGCTCGCGCCAACCTGGCGTTCGCCAAAGCCGAGTTGGACGAGACCGTCGTCGAAGCTCCGTTCGCCGGCGTCTTCGGCCGGCTTCGCGTCGATCCTGGTGCCTTCATTGCCCAGGGGGAGCCGATCGGGCTCCTCATCGACGACGATCCGCTCGAACTCGTGTTCGCTCTACCCGAGCGGTACATCGCGCGACTGGCTCCGGGTCTCGCAGTGACGGCGCGCGTCTCGAGCCTGCCCGAGCGCCCGTTCCCGGGTGAGATTACGTTCGTGGATCCCGCCGTCGACGCCGAGAACCGTACCGTCACGGTGAAGGCGGAGGTGCCGAATCCGGATCGTCTGCTGCGTCCGGGGCAGTTCGGTGGCGTGGAGGTTCGGCTCGAACGCCGGGAGAACGCGCCGGTCGTGCCCGAGGAGGCCATCGTTCCCACGGCCGACCGCCTCCTGCTGTTTGTCGTGAAGGACGGCAATGCCAGCGCGCGTACCGTCCGAACGGGAGTCCGGCTTCCCGGCCGGGTCGAGATCGTGAGCGGTGTCGCGCCCGGTGAGACCATCGTCGTGACGGGCCACGAGAAGCTGCGCGAGGGCGAGCCGGCTGCCGTTCGTGCCGTGGCAGCCCCGGGCTGA
- a CDS encoding nucleoside recognition domain-containing protein: MLNGIWLFLMLGSIVYAAWNGRLAEVTEALFSSAGAAVTLVIGLVGIMMFLLGLMRVAFDGGLRAAIARALAPLLRRLFPDVPSDHPAMSSMVMNMASNMTGLGNAATPFGLKAMTELDRLNEHPGSASDSMVLFLAINTSAITLLPPLGTIGVRLAAGSPHPEIIWAPTLIATTCSTVAAVGAFYLLRRLPRFRHQDVAGGATARPDVGDDPSADEAPPAVDPEGSTGSRRVAIFVTIVALAAGLALDLNRIATDNASADILRVAVQTWLFPLLVAGLLLIGWAGRVRVYESMIEGAKEGLSVAVRIVPYLVAILVAVGMFRASGALDLFVSALDPFTSRIGVPAEALPMALLRPLSGSGAFGVMSEILRAHGPDSFIGLLASTLQGSTETTFYVLALYLGAAGVRDGRHALIACLTGDVAGFFGAVAACHWFFGDLPT; encoded by the coding sequence ATGCTGAACGGAATCTGGCTCTTTCTCATGCTCGGCTCGATCGTCTACGCGGCCTGGAACGGACGCCTGGCTGAAGTCACCGAGGCGCTGTTCTCGAGCGCGGGCGCGGCCGTGACGCTCGTCATTGGTCTCGTCGGCATCATGATGTTCTTGCTTGGCCTGATGCGGGTCGCCTTCGATGGCGGTCTCCGGGCGGCGATTGCGCGCGCGCTGGCTCCGCTCCTACGGCGCCTGTTCCCCGACGTGCCCTCTGACCATCCGGCGATGAGTTCGATGGTGATGAACATGGCCTCGAACATGACCGGCCTCGGGAACGCGGCAACGCCCTTTGGCTTGAAGGCCATGACCGAACTGGACCGGCTGAATGAGCACCCCGGATCGGCTTCAGATTCGATGGTGTTGTTCCTTGCGATCAACACCTCTGCAATCACGCTCCTGCCGCCCCTCGGCACGATAGGCGTGCGACTCGCCGCCGGGTCTCCGCACCCCGAGATCATCTGGGCGCCGACCTTGATCGCAACGACGTGCTCGACCGTTGCAGCCGTCGGTGCGTTCTATCTGCTTCGCCGACTCCCGCGGTTTCGCCACCAGGATGTCGCCGGCGGCGCAACCGCTCGCCCCGACGTGGGCGACGACCCGTCCGCCGATGAGGCGCCGCCCGCAGTCGACCCCGAGGGATCTACGGGCTCGCGCCGTGTGGCGATCTTCGTCACAATCGTGGCCCTGGCCGCAGGCTTGGCCCTCGACCTGAATCGGATCGCGACAGACAACGCGTCGGCGGACATCCTTCGCGTAGCCGTGCAGACCTGGTTGTTCCCGCTTCTCGTCGCAGGACTGCTCCTGATTGGCTGGGCCGGCCGGGTTCGGGTCTACGAATCCATGATCGAAGGCGCGAAAGAAGGACTCTCCGTGGCCGTGCGGATCGTGCCTTACCTCGTTGCGATCCTCGTGGCGGTCGGGATGTTCCGCGCGTCGGGCGCACTCGACCTGTTCGTTTCGGCCCTCGACCCGTTCACCAGTCGCATCGGCGTCCCCGCCGAGGCCCTGCCCATGGCGCTTCTGCGGCCCCTCAGCGGGTCGGGCGCATTCGGCGTCATGAGCGAAATTCTCAGGGCCCACGGCCCGGACTCCTTCATCGGGCTGCTGGCGAGCACGCTTCAGGGCTCGACCGAAACCACCTTCTACGTGCTCGCCCTGTACCTCGGCGCGGCCGGCGTCCGCGATGGGCGCCACGCCCTCATCGCGTGCTTGACGGGTGACGTCGCCGGCTTCTTCGGCGCCGTCGCCGCGTGCCACTGGTTCTTCGGTGATTTACCAACGTGA
- a CDS encoding VOC family protein yields the protein MKYLHTMVRVSDLDASLDFWIAKLGLEQLGRYDNEAGRFTLVFLAAPGDSTAQVELTHNWDPEELGDGRNFGHLAYAVEDIYATCRGLLDAGVVINRPPRDGHMAFVRSPDGISIELLQKGESLAPKEPWQSMENTGSW from the coding sequence ATGAAGTATCTACATACGATGGTGCGGGTCAGTGATCTCGACGCGTCGCTCGACTTCTGGATCGCGAAGCTCGGCCTGGAGCAGCTGGGGCGGTACGACAACGAGGCCGGGCGATTCACCTTGGTCTTCCTCGCGGCGCCCGGAGATTCGACCGCGCAAGTCGAGCTCACGCACAACTGGGACCCCGAAGAGCTGGGCGACGGCCGTAACTTCGGGCACCTCGCCTACGCCGTCGAGGACATCTACGCGACGTGCCGGGGTCTGCTGGATGCCGGGGTCGTAATCAACCGACCACCGCGCGACGGACACATGGCCTTCGTGCGGTCTCCCGACGGCATCTCCATCGAGCTCCTGCAAAAGGGCGAGTCCCTGGCCCCGAAGGAGCCTTGGCAGTCCATGGAAAACACGGGATCTTGGTGA
- the pgl gene encoding 6-phosphogluconolactonase: MSSAEVLRGDRADLDLRAARLVSNAIEQCAATQPQVVLGVVGGRSVGGIYAHLEGMPLPWHKLHVFLADERLVPVSSDESNFKLVKDDLLSAPLGDGRMPEANAHSFPFRPDQADAGVAAYDAALAAVGGRFDIAILSAGEDGHTASLFPGHPALDSGASGFVLVEGSPKPPPRRISASLPLLAKTRFGVVVFYGESKRAALEKFTAPDVELEQCPSKVVSKMEQGIALTDLD, translated from the coding sequence GTGAGTTCAGCGGAAGTTCTGCGGGGCGACCGGGCCGACCTCGATCTCCGCGCCGCGCGGCTCGTCTCGAATGCCATCGAGCAGTGCGCGGCCACCCAACCGCAGGTCGTGCTGGGCGTGGTTGGGGGCAGGAGTGTTGGCGGCATCTACGCACACCTCGAAGGGATGCCCCTTCCGTGGCACAAGCTCCACGTTTTCCTCGCCGACGAGCGCCTCGTGCCGGTCAGCAGCGACGAGAGCAACTTCAAGCTGGTCAAGGACGATCTGCTGTCGGCCCCCCTTGGCGACGGACGAATGCCCGAAGCGAACGCACACTCGTTCCCATTCCGGCCAGACCAAGCGGACGCCGGCGTCGCCGCCTACGATGCTGCCCTGGCGGCCGTCGGCGGGCGCTTCGACATCGCAATTCTCAGTGCCGGCGAGGATGGCCACACCGCGTCTCTGTTCCCGGGCCACCCCGCGCTCGACTCTGGCGCCAGCGGGTTCGTGCTGGTCGAGGGCTCGCCCAAGCCGCCGCCGCGCCGCATCAGTGCCTCGCTTCCCCTCCTCGCGAAGACCCGCTTTGGCGTGGTCGTGTTCTACGGAGAGAGCAAGCGGGCCGCGCTCGAGAAGTTCACCGCCCCGGACGTGGAACTCGAGCAGTGCCCCTCGAAGGTCGTCTCGAAGATGGAACAGGGCATCGCCCTGACCGACCTCGACTGA